The sequence below is a genomic window from Sulfuracidifex metallicus DSM 6482 = JCM 9184.
ATCGGAGACAACAAAGGAATTCTAAGATACCCCGGAGAAGAGGGAGAGGAGGAGATTATACTTCAGAAGTATGTTTGGAGTGACCCTATAAAAATAAAAACAGTTTGCAAAAGGAAGGAGCTTATCGGAGTAACCAAGGCTTTACTTAAGGAAAACTACGTGTATGTTTTGCCTCCAGGATTTAAAAACGAAGAATGGTCAAACGATAAGAACATAGAAGAAGACGTATGGAATAATGTATCGTTGAAAAACGGCATGATTCTAGATGGGGATTATCACGGTCTATCTAACGGATTGATTAATCTCAAGGAATACATGGAAACCGTAAATTTCGCCTTCTCGTTCTTTTCTAATTATTCTCTGTATATCCTTAAAAAATATGAATGGGATTTCGCGATAACATACTTACCGCTCATTGATAATCTACAACACTTACTTTATGGCATAGATAACGAGGAAGCCAAAGAGAGCGTTAAGAAAGGATATAGCCTTAGTGACGACTTCATAAGCTATCATATGAATTTAGGTGATAATATCGTAATTTGCTCTGATCATGGAATATCTAAGGTTCAGAAAAGAGTTTACATAAACAAGTTATTAGAGAAAATTAACTTATTAAAATTAAATGAAGATAGAATTGACTGGAAACATACTAAGGCTTTCTATGGTGGAGGAGGAATAATTAGAGTTAATCTAATGAACAGGGAGAGATACGGTATAGTCAATAAGAAGGAATTTCCAAAGCTTATTAGGTACATAATGAGGAATCTGGAAATGCTGGAAGACCCAGAGAATCATGTAAGAATTTTCACATCAATATATGCAAATGAGATGCCTGCAGATGATAGAAAAGGAGACATAGCAATAATGGGAGTTTCTAAGGGTTATTCGTTGTCTTCTGTGATAGGAAATACGGATATAATAGAAAGCGTGATTCCTTATAGAACCTCTACTGCAGATCATGGCTATTACAAAGCTGAAGATATGGAAGGTATAATCTTAATGCAAGGGAAAAATTTTAGAAAAGGGCAATCAATAAACTGTAGGATAATCGACGTTGCGCCCACAATTTCAAAGATCTTTAACGTAGATATGAGGGTAGATGGAAGAGTATTAACTGAAGCTTTAATTCAGGGCATATAGATTGCCTTCCTGCCTAATCTAGATCTTATAGCTTTAGCTAACTCCATTGCGTGACCTTTCCTTCCGCCGTCAACGATTATCATAGACGCGGGAGAGTTGTCTACATAATAGAGTAGGTCATCGAAGTCCGCATGATCGCTAAAGGATACCACGTAACTGTTATTATCTACCTTTCTAACTGCTGATCCGAACTCCCATCCAGAGAGAACGAAGTTGGTTCCGTTTTCTGTCCTCTTCTTAAAATCATTGTAATGCCTAAATTCTACATACCATCCGCTCTTTACTGCCTCTTTACCTTCACTAGACGAAATGTCAAATACGCCCTCTATGTTATAACCGTACTTCTTAGCTATTTCAGTTATTTTAGTGAACTTTCCTTCGGTTATAAATGGTGCTATAATTCCCATTTCTCGTAGAAGAAGCATAGCTTCCTGTGCCTTTCCATGGTAGCTGTAGACTATAACAGGACCTCTGGTAAGCGCGTCGTTTACATAACCGTAAAACAGATCATCAACGTCAGCCTTGAATGTTCTTCTAAATTTTTCGCTTCCATAAGTAGACTCTATTATAAGGATATCCGACTTTAGGACAGGAGTACCTTTAACTGGATTCTTGAAATCACCTGTATAGCCTATTGTGACGCCGTCCTTACCCTTCACCAAAACTTGACATGAACCGAAGACATGCTCGGCGCGTTCCAAAGTTAGAACTTCATCTTCAAAGTGAGTTGATATACTATAATTTAGACTGAAACTTTTCCTAGGGGGTATATTATAATCCAGATTAAGCACTTCTAACGTTGCTGGAGTAGCTATAATTCCTATACTCTTCTTAATGCTCTTTGACAGCTCTGTTATATGATCTGCGTGAAAGTGAGAAACTATTCTAAAGGGTTTTTCATCAAATCCGTCCGCTACTAGATTCTCACCTAAAATGATAGCACCATTCTTTAATATCCTTGGTAACACGGTAGAATAATGGACAATAAGTATCATAAATGTTTCTAGGCTAAAACCAAAGAAACATTATAAACGTATCTAAATAACACGTATAAAAAGTATCACTCTTTTGATAATAAAAAGCAATTTTTTCTGCATTCGTACCACAAGCTAAGAGACTTGAACTTTCTTTAGCTGAGCCTTATACATTTCCATTATTTCAGAGGGAGTAGTAGCATCTTCTGGAGATTTATCATCACGCCATCTTATGAATCTTGGAAATCTAATTGAAAGTCCAGCATCTTCTTGAAACTGTCCAAAACAGCATAAGTGAAGAGGGGATAGCGTTATCTCAGCTCCTATTATTTCAACAACATAAATCGGCTCCACCCAAACGTCGGCTTCCAACTTAGAATTAACCCTAGGATGTTTTGAATTTCTCTTTATATCTAGAAGTTTTTTCTGTATATTATCTAATTCTTCGTCTGTGAAGCCAGAGGCCACCTTACATACGCTGTCGAAGGTGTCAGTTGTCGGATTATAAGATGCTAACAGAAGAGAACTCAGTTTACCTCCGCGTTTTCCTTTGCCGTAAAAACCGCCAACAATAACTAGATCTACCGTATCAGCCATTTCGCTTTGATAGTCCTTCTTGAACTTTATCCATAACCACCCTCTTGCTCCTGCCTGATATATGCTAGATTGTGAGATTGACTTGAGCATCAATCCTTCTGCGCCGTCGCTAATAGCCTGAAGGAAGAATTTTTTGACTTCATTCACGTCACTTGTAATTATGTACTTAGCTATCTTTACCTCAGAATTTGGCTTCACCGAAGACTCAAGAAGCTTTCTGCGCTCAAGTAATGGCTTATTGGTAAAATCTTCCTGATTAGCAAACATTAAATCAAACAGAAATAAATTTACTGGATAGTCCTTAATTCCTGACTCTATGTTATTCTTCCTTTTCCTATGCATTAAATCCTGAAAAGGTCTGAGTTCTCCGGTATTACTATCCACTGCAACTATTTCTCCTTCAACTATGGCCTCGTCCAAACTAAGGTTTTGTTTAACCATCTCCGCTACGTCAGGATACTGAGACGTTATATTCTCCATTCTTCTAGAGAAGATCTCTATTGTATCTTTATTTTTATGAATTTGTGCTCTCTCTCCATCATATTTGTAATCTGCCATCGCACTCCCGCCCAATTTATTCAAAATTTCAACTGGATCCTGAAGCCTTTCACCTAACATTGGTCTAATTGGTATTCCTACCTTAGGTTTAATTTGTTTTAATTCCTCCTCACCTTTTAATATAACAAGCTTGCCAATAGAACCTAAGTCAGCTCTAAGATTGTATGCACGTTCAATTACATTTGGACTTATCCCAAAAGCTTGACCCAAAGCATCAATTATAGTAGAATCGCCTATTCCTACTCTTAGCCTTCCTTCCACAAATCTTATGATAAATTTAGCCTCTAGAGGAGATGCTTTTTGTAAAAGACCTGCTAGAAGACCAATTTTAAGTTCACGGCTTTTTTCTCCTGATTGTGTAGCTATCTTAAAGAGATTTTCATAAACAGTGTCGACGCTGAGATCAGTTTCGGCATTTACTCCTAAAAATGATAAAATGTTCGAGTTACTTCCCTTACTTTTGAGATCAAATACAACTTGACCTAAATCCCCGCTTTTTTTACCTAATTCTTCAATGTCTTTTTCGGGAACTCCTGTTGCTATGCTACAAGCTTTAACTAAAAATTTCTCTCCTATACCCAACTCAGGAATCCCAGCGAAATCAGGACCAAGTTTACCTTGTACTAAGTAAATTACCTTGTCTATACTTGATTGGTCTGAGTTTTTGAGGAGTTCAGAAAGAAGGTTAGTTAGTTGTATCCTAGAAGAAATTTTCTCCAGCTTATCGAAGTATTCAGCTATTAGCTTAAAGTCCATATATATCACTTAACTTTTAGATTACTTATAACATGATGAGAAAAGTTAATCGGAAGAAATGAAGAATCAGAGTTACTCTGAAATACCGTTCCTCTTTTAAGTCATAAAAAAATAAGTAAGACATCTAAATGATACTTGGCGATCGTGACCTAAAATACTATCTGGAAAAGAAGTGGATCGAGATAGACCCGTTAAGCCAGGACACAATTCGTGAAAATGGAGTCGATCTACGTGTAGGGGACGAGATAGCGAGATTTAAGCCTACGGACAAGGTTTTTACGTCTTCTTCTAATTTGTCAGATTTCTTCCAACTTGAAAAAGGAGAATCGTTTATCATAAAACCCAATGAACATGTACTTCTGGTAACTAAGGAGCATGTTAAGTTACCAAGTGATGTTATGGCTTTCGTGAACTTGAGGTCTTCCTTTGCGAGGCTAGGGCTTTTCATCCCTCCCACTATCGTAGATGCTGGGTTTCAGGGACAGCTAACGATTGAGGTAATTGGATCTTCTTTCCCCGTCGAGATGAAAAAAGATACACGCTTCCTGCACCTTATTTTCGCCAAGACATTAACTCCAGTTGAGAGGCCGTATTCAGGGAAATACCAAACACAGAGAGGAGTAACTCTGCCTAAGTTTTCCCAGTAACTACTATCCACGAGTTTTTCTCGTTATCGTAATAGATTAAACCCACTCCTACTAGAGTTTTGAAAAGCTTTCTTTCTGGTTCTTGAAGCTGTGATGCAGCTTCCTCTACGTCTTTGGACTTTATACTACTGGTATGTCTAATGAACATGTCAAAGAACTCATTTTCTATTGCTATCCTACCTTTGGTGGTAGATATTATGCGAGCTATTCCAGTGGATCTCAGCTTATTAATTATAGCGGAAGGATCTCTAGCCTTCATCTCGTTCTCATAAAGGACCTTTCTCTCCTTAAGTATATCCACTATTGTCTTTTTCTTTGTCTGCTCTTCTTCATCCTTTTTCTTCTCTGTTGTTCCTTCGATAGACGGCTTCTTAACTAACTCCTCCATCTCATCTATTCTCTCTATAGCATCTGCTAGCCTTCTTTTTAGATCATCTATTTGTTGAGTAAACGGATTTATCATGTCTTGGACTTTTCTTTCTATTTTTTGATAAGACTGCAAATTATCTTGAACCGAATCCGAAAGCAAGATATGTCTTATATAATCAGAAATGAGAACAAAACCTTCTTTCCTAGCATCCTCCTCCAGCTTTCTATACTCGTCGTCACTAAGTTTCAAAATAATCGTCTTCATATCCTCAACTATAAAATGAAATGATAAAAAAGCATGGCTTTTAACCAATTAGATAGAAAAGTTATGCCTTTTGTTTCTCCTCTAAAGAATTGATAAAATTCTCCTCTGTGGGCACACCAATAAATTCTACGCTTTCGTTTACAGCTACAGTAGGCACTGACATAACTTGGTATTTCTCTGCAATGTCTTGGTTCTCATAAGACTCGACAACATCCGATATTATATTGCATTTCTCCTGTTTACATGCTTCATATGCTACCATGTGAGCTATAAGGGCAGCATAAGGACAGTAGGGACATGAGGGGGTAACTAGAGTTTCAACTTTCACTTTTCCGTTTATTTTCTTCTTTATTGCCTCAACTGTCTCCTGGCTTAAACCGCTCTCCCCTTGCGAGATTCTTACAAGAGTCTCTACAAGTGCTCTGATCTCCTCTCCTAGAGGAGCACCAGTCCACCTTATCTTTCCTTTGCACAAAGCTACAGTAGGAACTCTCTCAACTTCATATTCTGAGAATAGAGACTTCGCATTTTCGTCCTGCCTATCAGCTACATGAACGTTTAATTTTGACTCACCTTGTTCGTTCTTAGGGCAGGCGTCTGCCACAAAATTCATGAACTTTACAGTTAAGTCACAATATTGACAGTTTTCATCTTTAGAATCTATAAAGACATATACATCAACGTTATTCT
It includes:
- the dcd gene encoding dCTP deaminase, giving the protein MILGDRDLKYYLEKKWIEIDPLSQDTIRENGVDLRVGDEIARFKPTDKVFTSSSNLSDFFQLEKGESFIIKPNEHVLLVTKEHVKLPSDVMAFVNLRSSFARLGLFIPPTIVDAGFQGQLTIEVIGSSFPVEMKKDTRFLHLIFAKTLTPVERPYSGKYQTQRGVTLPKFSQ
- a CDS encoding MBL fold metallo-hydrolase, with translation MILIVHYSTVLPRILKNGAIILGENLVADGFDEKPFRIVSHFHADHITELSKSIKKSIGIIATPATLEVLNLDYNIPPRKSFSLNYSISTHFEDEVLTLERAEHVFGSCQVLVKGKDGVTIGYTGDFKNPVKGTPVLKSDILIIESTYGSEKFRRTFKADVDDLFYGYVNDALTRGPVIVYSYHGKAQEAMLLLREMGIIAPFITEGKFTKITEIAKKYGYNIEGVFDISSSEGKEAVKSGWYVEFRHYNDFKKRTENGTNFVLSGWEFGSAVRKVDNNSYVVSFSDHADFDDLLYYVDNSPASMIIVDGGRKGHAMELAKAIRSRLGRKAIYMP
- a CDS encoding alkaline phosphatase family protein, producing the protein MGKVLLVVLDGASFHLLKEFKDDLRSFSTIIKEGIWGNLKSVFPSITPVALAALFSGKEPEHNGITGPKIFIKNKPLYKPLSAFSSTSLIDEPIWVYLSKKGYKTIVLSSPQSLPDKWKMNNLILFDPYKSKMKGCDQGFLIKDGDNMIMEKNWKLSIGDNKGILRYPGEEGEEEIILQKYVWSDPIKIKTVCKRKELIGVTKALLKENYVYVLPPGFKNEEWSNDKNIEEDVWNNVSLKNGMILDGDYHGLSNGLINLKEYMETVNFAFSFFSNYSLYILKKYEWDFAITYLPLIDNLQHLLYGIDNEEAKESVKKGYSLSDDFISYHMNLGDNIVICSDHGISKVQKRVYINKLLEKINLLKLNEDRIDWKHTKAFYGGGGIIRVNLMNRERYGIVNKKEFPKLIRYIMRNLEMLEDPENHVRIFTSIYANEMPADDRKGDIAIMGVSKGYSLSSVIGNTDIIESVIPYRTSTADHGYYKAEDMEGIILMQGKNFRKGQSINCRIIDVAPTISKIFNVDMRVDGRVLTEALIQGI
- a CDS encoding ATP-dependent DNA ligase, which translates into the protein MDFKLIAEYFDKLEKISSRIQLTNLLSELLKNSDQSSIDKVIYLVQGKLGPDFAGIPELGIGEKFLVKACSIATGVPEKDIEELGKKSGDLGQVVFDLKSKGSNSNILSFLGVNAETDLSVDTVYENLFKIATQSGEKSRELKIGLLAGLLQKASPLEAKFIIRFVEGRLRVGIGDSTIIDALGQAFGISPNVIERAYNLRADLGSIGKLVILKGEEELKQIKPKVGIPIRPMLGERLQDPVEILNKLGGSAMADYKYDGERAQIHKNKDTIEIFSRRMENITSQYPDVAEMVKQNLSLDEAIVEGEIVAVDSNTGELRPFQDLMHRKRKNNIESGIKDYPVNLFLFDLMFANQEDFTNKPLLERRKLLESSVKPNSEVKIAKYIITSDVNEVKKFFLQAISDGAEGLMLKSISQSSIYQAGARGWLWIKFKKDYQSEMADTVDLVIVGGFYGKGKRGGKLSSLLLASYNPTTDTFDSVCKVASGFTDEELDNIQKKLLDIKRNSKHPRVNSKLEADVWVEPIYVVEIIGAEITLSPLHLCCFGQFQEDAGLSIRFPRFIRWRDDKSPEDATTPSEIMEMYKAQLKKVQVS
- a CDS encoding thioredoxin family protein, with the protein product MEQEYAELFNDDVKNALQDALKDMKNNVDVYVFIDSKDENCQYCDLTVKFMNFVADACPKNEQGESKLNVHVADRQDENAKSLFSEYEVERVPTVALCKGKIRWTGAPLGEEIRALVETLVRISQGESGLSQETVEAIKKKINGKVKVETLVTPSCPYCPYAALIAHMVAYEACKQEKCNIISDVVESYENQDIAEKYQVMSVPTVAVNESVEFIGVPTEENFINSLEEKQKA